One segment of Pelecanus crispus isolate bPelCri1 chromosome 2, bPelCri1.pri, whole genome shotgun sequence DNA contains the following:
- the LOC104024718 gene encoding carbonic anhydrase 13 isoform X2, whose protein sequence is MLHWGYDEHNVLTGGPLSGTYRLRQIHFHWGSNDEAGSEHAVDGMKYAAELHVVHWNSEKYSSFVEAARQSDGLAVMAVFLKNGECNPQLKKITDRLDTIRIKGKRALFTNFDPSCLLPKSLDYWTYFGSLTVPPLLESVIWIVLREPISVCSEQLAKFRSLLSTAEDEVACCLLRNYRPPQPLKGREVRRN, encoded by the exons TGCTGACCGGGGGGCCGCTCAGCGGGACCTACAGGCTGCGCCAGATTCACTTCCATTGGGGGTCCAATGACGAAGCCGGCTCCGAGCACGCGGTGGATGGGATGAAGTACGCGGCAGAG CTTCACGTGGTCCACTGGAACTCAGAAAAGTATTCCAGTTTTGTTGAGGCAGCTCGTCAGTCAGATGGATTAGCAGTCATGGCTGTATTTCtgaag AATGGTGAATGCAACCCTCAGCTGAAGAAGATTACTGACCGCTTGGACACCATCAGAATCAAG ggTAAAAGAGCACTATTCACAAACTTCGATCCTAGCTGTCTGCTTCCCAAGTCCCTGGACTACTGGACTTACTTTGGCTCTCTCACTGTTCCACCTCTTCTTGAAAGCGTCATCTGGATTGTTCTGAGAGAGCCCATAAGTGTTTGCTCTGAACAG CTAGCCAAATTCCGCAGCCTCCTGAGCACTGCTGAGGATGAGGTCGCCTGCTGCTTGCTGAGAAACTACCGGCCTCCCCAGCCTTTAAAGGGACGAGAAGTCAGAAGGAATTAA
- the LOC104024718 gene encoding carbonic anhydrase 13 isoform X1 translates to MLHWGYDEHNGPAHWKEVFPVANGDRQSPIDIKTEETKYDPSLRPLNPNYDPASAKIILNNGHSTSVEFDDTVNKSVLTGGPLSGTYRLRQIHFHWGSNDEAGSEHAVDGMKYAAELHVVHWNSEKYSSFVEAARQSDGLAVMAVFLKNGECNPQLKKITDRLDTIRIKGKRALFTNFDPSCLLPKSLDYWTYFGSLTVPPLLESVIWIVLREPISVCSEQLAKFRSLLSTAEDEVACCLLRNYRPPQPLKGREVRRN, encoded by the exons GGCCTGCCCACTGGAAGGAGGTTTTTCCTGTCGCTAATGGAGACCGTCAGTCACCCATTGACATCAAAACTGAGGAAACCAAGTATGATCCCTCTCTCCGTCCTCTAAATCCCAATTACGATCCGGCTTCTGCTAAAATCATCCTTAACAACGGGCACTCCACCAGTGTTGAGTTTGATGACACCGTGAACAAATCAG TGCTGACCGGGGGGCCGCTCAGCGGGACCTACAGGCTGCGCCAGATTCACTTCCATTGGGGGTCCAATGACGAAGCCGGCTCCGAGCACGCGGTGGATGGGATGAAGTACGCGGCAGAG CTTCACGTGGTCCACTGGAACTCAGAAAAGTATTCCAGTTTTGTTGAGGCAGCTCGTCAGTCAGATGGATTAGCAGTCATGGCTGTATTTCtgaag AATGGTGAATGCAACCCTCAGCTGAAGAAGATTACTGACCGCTTGGACACCATCAGAATCAAG ggTAAAAGAGCACTATTCACAAACTTCGATCCTAGCTGTCTGCTTCCCAAGTCCCTGGACTACTGGACTTACTTTGGCTCTCTCACTGTTCCACCTCTTCTTGAAAGCGTCATCTGGATTGTTCTGAGAGAGCCCATAAGTGTTTGCTCTGAACAG CTAGCCAAATTCCGCAGCCTCCTGAGCACTGCTGAGGATGAGGTCGCCTGCTGCTTGCTGAGAAACTACCGGCCTCCCCAGCCTTTAAAGGGACGAGAAGTCAGAAGGAATTAA